In Globicephala melas chromosome 20, mGloMel1.2, whole genome shotgun sequence, the genomic window GTCTGGTCTGGGGAAATCCACTCTCGTCAATAGCCTCTTCCTCACTGATCTGTACCGGGACCGGAAACTCCTCAGTGCTGAAggtgaggaaaggagaggagcgTGGAGACAGGCAGGCAGAGCTGACTTGGGAAATCGAACTGACTGCAGGCTCTGAGGGATGGGACCTTCCCCAGCACGCAGGAAGCCATGGCTTCCTAGAGAGACTGCTGGCATCTCTCTGTAGGCCTATTTGGCCTGGAAGCCCACCAGCCGGCTCCCTAAAGATTTGGGTGCCGAAGCAGGGCAGGGACCAGAGTCCTGCTCTTGGAGTGAGTCTCTGACCCCCAAAGGATTCCAGGAATCCGAGAAAAGAGCCGGGAGCAGAGAAGAGGCTGGGGCCAGAGCCAACAGCCACCGGCATTTCCTGTGTTGGGAAATGTGCTCCTTGCTGGTTCCCAGAGAACAGGCCCCCAGGCAGCCCCCGGGGGCGGGAAGGGGGGCAGTGTGGGTGAGGCAGTCTGGGCAGCACTGGCTGGGGTGGGTGGTGTGTCCTGACTGGGCAGGCCCTTGCCCTtgccctggcctcagtttcccccttctCCAGAGCGGATCATGCAAACAGTGGAGATCACTAAACATGCAGTGGACATAGAAGAGAAGGGTGTGAAGCTGCGGCTCACCATTGTGGACACACCGGGTTTTGGGGATGCGGTCAACAACACAGAGTGGTATGTCTGACCAAGCACAGCCCCTGCCCCGACCCCCACCAACTccgtacacacacacaggggCGCACATAGGCTCAGACACACCCACAATTGTCAAGAAGAAGGGGTTTGTGCCCTCGAGCGTGCCACTGCCCTTTACCGGACAGCTGTCTCTGTAAAGTGAGAGGGAAGGCCTTGGAACAGATGATCTCTAATGTTCCGATGATTTGACCCACAATTCTAGAATGGGGTTGAGGACACAGATAGGAAAGAAGAGCCTCAAGAAAGCAAACACATGTGAAAACgtgtagcacagtgcctgacacatagtaggtggtcaGTAGTTgtcaccctccctccttccattcctTTCACCAGCAACATTTTAGGTGTTACAAGCAAGTTATTAAAGACGTGAGAGTGcgtggagggaggggtgaggggagaaaTAAGAGGCAAAGGGAGAGCATGGGTGGAACTTTGTTTAAACTCCCGGGACCCTCTAGGCCACCTGCCAAAATAAAAGGTGGCTTACCAGCCCCACCGCAATCATCCCTGACATTTTTTTCAGGAACTAGAAGGATGCTTAGATAATGGTCAGTCAAACAGACCTGAGTAGATGAGGAGGAGAATGGGTGATAAGGACAGGAGAAATGGTGATGCCTTTGATGAGGGAGTTAGGCAGGGTGGTGCTGAGACACCTAGACTGAGAGTTCAGATCTTCATGCAGCATTTAGGAACTGCGTGATCTTGAGCAAATGACCACATTCCCATTTCTTCAACTGAAAAATGCTGGCCTTACCACCTCACCCAGTTGATCTGAAAATCAACCCAGAAAGATGCATGTGAATATGCATTAAAAACAtacagttttgggcttccctggtggcgcagtggttgagagtccgcctgccgatgcaggggacgcgggttcatgccctggtccgggaggatcccacatgccgcggagcggctgggcccgtgagccatggccgctgagcctgcgcgtccggagcctgtgctccacaacgggagaggccacagcagtgagaggcccgcgtaccgcaaaaacaacaacaacaacaaaaaagcatacAGTTTTTACAGGGCTGTGTACATTATACTCATGAATATTAAGATGATAATTTCAGGATCAGTGAAACATAAAAGTGTGGGGTCCCCTGTTCGAAATGATTAAGAATTTCAGCATGGCCACAGCAGAGAATAAACCAAACGTGGGCCTCTCTGAGCGCAGGGCCCCGGTATGACTGCACGGGTCACACGCCCAGGAAGCTGACCCTGGATAATTGCCTCACAGACTGATCAGACCCTTATGGACCTTTCTGTGCTCTGAACCACTATCCCCTCCATTTGTGCTTGATCATCACAACATGTGACTTTCGGCTCAGCACATTGGTTCATCTTCAACTTCATGATCTAAGCCTTGAGGGGAGGGCCACTTCTTATATTCTTGCCACACACTGTGCTGGTACATGGTGCATGGTCTCTGTAAATAGTCCTGCTGGATTGAGGTGGTCTCCAGTCATCACCACCCTTCCGGATCGGGGACTACGTCTCAGCAAACTGGGCTCGCCCTGAAACTCGAGCCCCAACCAGCACCTGCCTCCTACTGTAGCAAGTATCATTCCCTCCTTCAATCAGTCTACTTACCTCCTCTTGcctttcataataataataatttcacctGCCTGGCACCTCACAGTTTGCAGGGCACCACCACGTGTTCTCATTTAGTGAAGCAGCAGATGAGGTGTCCAGCCTGTGCTGGACATTTTAAGGGATGCAGAACAAGTGTAAATAATCCTTGTCACTGGGAGGCTTACAGTCTAGTGGCAATgggagtgggggagtggggggcgcAGCAGGTCTCTAACGTGTCAATCAGGTAAAAACTTAGCTTAGTAAGTGGGTTGGGCATTGTGGTGGCAGACACACTGAACTAGGAGTCAGAAGGCCAGGAGCCTGAGTGGGTAGAGAGTTTGCTAGCTAAAGTGATCTGGATTAAGTCTCTTCGCAGCTCTGGATTTAGCTTCTTCAcgtataaaatgagaataatgatgCTCATAATGGCCACCCATCAGGGCACCTATCAGTGAGGATGAAACTCAAGAACAGAAGAGCAAGAGACTTGAAAATTGAGgttgttgaatatatatatatatatatatatatatataaaacctctgTGTGTGGTGACGGGAAGGGGAGAGCAGTGTGCATTGCTATAGTCACAGGACCCTTCATGGGAGAGATGGTTCTTGGATATGGCTTTGAAGGATGGAGTGGGCTTGGAGAGGTGGAGGAGAGGATGGAACCACACGAACAAAGGCTCTGAGGCTGAACTGCGAACCTGACTTAGGGCTGCCCTGGCCTCCAGTTGGTTTTCACCTGCCGGCACCTTGCTAGTCTTATTGCTTTCTTTGGTCATCTGGGCTCTTTTCCTTTCATCAAGCTAGTATTTATTGACCTCTGTCTGTGTGCTTAGTCTGATTTTCTGTCAGGGTGTTTGAGATGCACCCCTGACCCACCCAGGTACCTCCCCGATGATGTAATCAAGCAAGTCGGGGAATAGCAAAGTCTTGAAAAGACTGCTCGGGGCGTGGGCTCCTTGCAGGCCCAGAGCTCACTAGGCAGCCCTCACTTCCAGTTTCTCTGCTTGTCTGTCCCTGCCCCAGCTGGAAGCCTGTGGCAGAATACATCGACCAGCAGTTTGAGCAGTATTTCCGAGATGAGAGTGGCCTGAACCGCAAGAACATCCAAGACAACAGGGTGCACTGCTGCCTGTACTTCATCTCGCCCTTCGGCCACGGGTATGGTCTGAGCCTGAGGCTCCTGGCATCACCGGGTGTTGCCAAGGGAACAGGCCAAGAGCACCAGGGGCAGGGCTGCCACTAGCAGGTGGTCACAGTTTCCTGTTCCCCAGGCTCCGGCCACTGGATGTTGAATTTATGAAGGCCCTGCATCAGCGGGTCAACATCGTGCCTATCTTGGCAAAGGCGGACACACTGACACCTCCGGAAGTGGAGCGCAAGAAACGCAAAGTGAGGgaagctggtgggggaggggagcaggtggGCTTCTGCAAAGGATGGGGTCCCCAGAACTATGGGCCCCTCATGTGTTTGCCAGATCCGGGAGGAGATTGAGCACTTTGGAATCAAGGTCTACCAGTTCCCAGACTGTGACTCTGACGAGGATGAGGACTTCAAATTACAGGACCAAGCCCTAAAGGTGGGGCCACCCCAGGGCATCCCTTTCCCATCTTGTTTCTTCTGGGCAGAAAAGAGAAGTAGAATTCTATATAAGGGTGGGCTACTGGGGTGGAAGAGGACCCTGGTTTCCTAGCATGAACCAGAGAAGATGAAGATAAAGGTGGAAAGGAACAGGTGAGAATGGCGGTGTTGACAGACACCCCTAACTTCTTCCAGGAAAGCATCCCATTTGCTGTAATTGGCAGCAACACTGTGGTAGAGGCCAGAGGGCGGCGAGTTCGGGGCCGGCTCTACCCCTGGGGCATTGTGGAAGGTAAAGCAATGAGCTTGTGACCAGGGTATCTCCTTGCCCTCAATGGTTCTCCTGTACCCATGCGCCTGGCTGACCCCTAGCCTTGCTGTGCAGTGGAAAACCCAGGGCACTGCGACTTTGTGAAGCTGCGGACAATGCTGGTGCGTACTCACATGCAGGACCTGAAGGACGTGACCCGGGAGACACATTATGAGAACTACCGGGCACAGTGCATCCAGAGCATGACCCGCCTGGTGGTGAAAGAACGGAATCGCAAGTATGGCCAAAGGCCAGGACAGagctggcaggggtggggtttgggACACAGCCTTGGGTGAGACAAAGCCCTTCCTTTGTTCTATAGGCTCTGGGCTCAATCCAAGCGGGTGCTGGGGTCTCCCTAGCCTTACcaacccccctttcccctccccctcagcaAACTGACTCGAGAGAGTGGTACCGACTTCCCCATTCCTGCTGTCCCATCAGTGGCAGATCCAGAAACCGAGAGGCTGATCCGAGAGAAAGATGAGGAGGTGAGAGTTGGGTGGGGCAGTAGGGGTTGCCAGCCTGAGAGGACCCCTGCTTAATCACAACCCTCAGTATCTCTTGGTTTGGGAATAGGAATATCCCTGGCCCTGGTACATATCTGGATCCTGGATTGGTGGCTTAGTGGTTCTACCCAGAGACTCCATCACACCTCGGGGCTACCAAGGCCCTGGCTGAAGGGATTAGAGGTTGGGGGCACCTCTCTAAATCTATAGGACTCTCTGAAAGGCCCCACTTTGATTCATGTGCCTGTTCCAGCTGCGACGGATGCAGGAGATGCTGCACAAAATCCAAAGACAGATGAAGGAGACCCATTAGCTGGCTTTCAGCCTTGAATATTTAAACGCCGCCTCTTCATCCTGCCTATGCCAGCCCCTCCCAGCACCAGCTCTGCTCAGGCCCCTGCAGCTACTGCCACTTCGCCTTACATCCCTGCTGCCTCCCCAGAGACTCAGAGGAAATAAAGTTTAACAAATCTGTAGGTGGCTTCTGGTGTCACTGTCTgtatctttataaatttatttattttatttatttttggctgcgttgggtcttcgttgctgtgcacgggctttctctagttgcggcgagtgggggctacccttcgttgcggtgcacgggcttctcattgcagtggcttctcttgttgtggagcacaggctctaggcacgcgggcttcagtagttgtggcatgggggctcagtagttgtggctcgtgggctctaaagtgcaggctcagtagttgtggcgcactggcctggttgcttcacggcatgtgggatcttcccggaccaggactcgaacccgtgtcccctgcattggcaggcagattcttaaccactgcaccaccagggacgtcccaacAAACACTGTTTTAAACCTTGGAGTTAAAGCACTGAACACAGGTAAGGTTCCAGTTTTCCTGGAATTTACTAAATGTAGTAAAAGTCCCAGTGTCCTATAAGAAAGAGACATGTGAGGACATAATGGCCCTGGGGCCTGCTATTAAAGCATTCAGGCCCACTCCTGAACTGAAGCTATCG contains:
- the SEPTIN4 gene encoding septin-4 isoform X6, translated to MDDKEYVGFATLPNQVHRKSVKKGFDFTLMVAGESGLGKSTLVNSLFLTDLYRDRKLLSAEERIMQTVEITKHAVDIEEKGVKLRLTIVDTPGFGDAVNNTECWKPVAEYIDQQFEQYFRDESGLNRKNIQDNRVHCCLYFISPFGHGLRPLDVEFMKALHQRVNIVPILAKADTLTPPEVERKKRKIREEIEHFGIKVYQFPDCDSDEDEDFKLQDQALKESIPFAVIGSNTVVEARGRRVRGRLYPWGIVEVENPGHCDFVKLRTMLVRTHMQDLKDVTRETHYENYRAQCIQSMTRLVVKERNRNKLTRESGTDFPIPAVPSVADPETERLIREKDEELRRMQEMLHKIQRQMKETH
- the SEPTIN4 gene encoding septin-4 isoform X2, which translates into the protein MDRSLRWQGSSVPEDRTEAGASPGDYGYKQIKRFLEDADDAELNKFVKDFPGSETYHQPEAKTWVSRPQILEPRPQTSDLCQDDLEFRPPSWPQPSDSQQYISASAPLSPSARPRSPWGKLDPYDSSEDDKEYVGFATLPNQVHRKSVKKGFDFTLMVAGESGLGKSTLVNSLFLTDLYRDRKLLSAEERIMQTVEITKHAVDIEEKGVKLRLTIVDTPGFGDAVNNTECWKPVAEYIDQQFEQYFRDESGLNRKNIQDNRVHCCLYFISPFGHGLRPLDVEFMKALHQRVNIVPILAKADTLTPPEVERKKRKIREEIEHFGIKVYQFPDCDSDEDEDFKLQDQALKESIPFAVIGSNTVVEARGRRVRGRLYPWGIVEVENPGHCDFVKLRTMLVRTHMQDLKDVTRETHYENYRAQCIQSMTRLVVKERNRNKLTRESGTDFPIPAVPSVADPETERLIREKDEELRRMQEMLHKIQRQMKETH
- the SEPTIN4 gene encoding septin-4 isoform X5, which produces MIKRFLEDADDAELNKFVKDFPGSETYHQPEAKTWVSRPQILEPRPQTSDLCQDDLEFRPPSWPQPSDSQQYISASAPLSPSARPRSPWGKLDPYDSSEDDKEYVGFATLPNQVHRKSVKKGFDFTLMVAGESGLGKSTLVNSLFLTDLYRDRKLLSAEERIMQTVEITKHAVDIEEKGVKLRLTIVDTPGFGDAVNNTECWKPVAEYIDQQFEQYFRDESGLNRKNIQDNRVHCCLYFISPFGHGLRPLDVEFMKALHQRVNIVPILAKADTLTPPEVERKKRKIREEIEHFGIKVYQFPDCDSDEDEDFKLQDQALKESIPFAVIGSNTVVEARGRRVRGRLYPWGIVEVENPGHCDFVKLRTMLVRTHMQDLKDVTRETHYENYRAQCIQSMTRLVVKERNRNKLTRESGTDFPIPAVPSVADPETERLIREKDEELRRMQEMLHKIQRQMKETH
- the SEPTIN4 gene encoding septin-4 isoform X7, translating into MVAGESGLGKSTLVNSLFLTDLYRDRKLLSAEERIMQTVEITKHAVDIEEKGVKLRLTIVDTPGFGDAVNNTECWKPVAEYIDQQFEQYFRDESGLNRKNIQDNRVHCCLYFISPFGHGLRPLDVEFMKALHQRVNIVPILAKADTLTPPEVERKKRKIREEIEHFGIKVYQFPDCDSDEDEDFKLQDQALKESIPFAVIGSNTVVEARGRRVRGRLYPWGIVEVENPGHCDFVKLRTMLVRTHMQDLKDVTRETHYENYRAQCIQSMTRLVVKERNRNKLTRESGTDFPIPAVPSVADPETERLIREKDEELRRMQEMLHKIQRQMKETH
- the SEPTIN4 gene encoding septin-4 isoform X3 produces the protein MDRSLRWQGSSVPEDRTEAGIKRFLEDADDAELNKFVKDFPGSETYHQPEAKTWVSRPQILEPRPQTSDLCQDDLEFRPPSWPQPSDSQQYISASAPLSPSARPRSPWGKLDPYDSSEDDKEYVGFATLPNQVHRKSVKKGFDFTLMVAGESGLGKSTLVNSLFLTDLYRDRKLLSAEERIMQTVEITKHAVDIEEKGVKLRLTIVDTPGFGDAVNNTECWKPVAEYIDQQFEQYFRDESGLNRKNIQDNRVHCCLYFISPFGHGLRPLDVEFMKALHQRVNIVPILAKADTLTPPEVERKKRKIREEIEHFGIKVYQFPDCDSDEDEDFKLQDQALKESIPFAVIGSNTVVEARGRRVRGRLYPWGIVEVENPGHCDFVKLRTMLVRTHMQDLKDVTRETHYENYRAQCIQSMTRLVVKERNRNKLTRESGTDFPIPAVPSVADPETERLIREKDEELRRMQEMLHKIQRQMKETH
- the SEPTIN4 gene encoding septin-4 isoform X4, which encodes MASPGDYGYKQIKRFLEDADDAELNKFVKDFPGSETYHQPEAKTWVSRPQILEPRPQTSDLCQDDLEFRPPSWPQPSDSQQYISASAPLSPSARPRSPWGKLDPYDSSEDDKEYVGFATLPNQVHRKSVKKGFDFTLMVAGESGLGKSTLVNSLFLTDLYRDRKLLSAEERIMQTVEITKHAVDIEEKGVKLRLTIVDTPGFGDAVNNTECWKPVAEYIDQQFEQYFRDESGLNRKNIQDNRVHCCLYFISPFGHGLRPLDVEFMKALHQRVNIVPILAKADTLTPPEVERKKRKIREEIEHFGIKVYQFPDCDSDEDEDFKLQDQALKESIPFAVIGSNTVVEARGRRVRGRLYPWGIVEVENPGHCDFVKLRTMLVRTHMQDLKDVTRETHYENYRAQCIQSMTRLVVKERNRNKLTRESGTDFPIPAVPSVADPETERLIREKDEELRRMQEMLHKIQRQMKETH